In Reichenbachiella agarivorans, one genomic interval encodes:
- a CDS encoding DUF4372 domain-containing protein, producing MSNITLLSQIIKKIDRSIFKKLVEEKQTDKGCKGFDSWTHLVSMLFCHFAKSTSVRDISNGLH from the coding sequence ATGAGTAATATTACATTGTTATCACAGATTATTAAAAAGATTGACCGTTCAATTTTCAAGAAGCTGGTCGAAGAAAAGCAAACCGACAAAGGCTGTAAGGGATTTGACAGTTGGACACATTTGGTTTCTATGTTGTTCTGCCATTTTGCCAAAAGCACTTCGGTAAGGGATATTTCCAACGGACTCCACTAG
- the lysS gene encoding lysine--tRNA ligase encodes MILSEQEIIRRQTREQLIQSGIDPYPSDTFEVNVSTKDIHQNYEKRKTDYKDISIAGRLMSRRIMGSASFAELQDASGRIQIYLRRDDLCPGEDKSLYNNVFKKMMDIGDIIGIKGYVFTTEVGEISIHVTSLKLLTKSLKPLPIVKEAKDADGNMKTFDAFTDPEMRYRQRYVDMIVNPEVRETFVKRTQLVNSMRGYLADRGYLEVETPILQPIYGGAAARPFKTHHNTLDMTLYLRIANELYLKRLIVGGYDGVFEFSKDFRNEGMSRFHNPEFTQVELYVAYKDYEWMMNLVEEMVEKVAMDLHGTTEVQVGKNIINFQRPWKRYTMFEAIEHFTGVDISEMDEAGLRETAKKLNVPIDETMGKGKLIDEIFGEKCEGQLIQPTFITDYPVEMSPLAKKHKNKPGLVERFEAIANGKEICNAFSELNDPVDQRARFEEQLELGKRGDDEAMVLDEDFLRALEYGMPPTAGLGVGIDRLSMMMTNSNSIQDVLFFPQMKPEKKIVALTAAQYEELGVAKDLVQILQKIGMVTKQQFAEAKDAKLHQDVCGNKKKMKLNEVKNPSLEEVQGWIAKATEA; translated from the coding sequence ATGATTCTAAGCGAACAGGAAATAATTAGACGTCAAACCAGAGAGCAATTGATCCAATCAGGTATTGACCCTTATCCATCTGACACTTTCGAGGTGAACGTATCTACAAAAGATATTCACCAAAACTATGAGAAACGAAAGACAGATTACAAGGACATTTCCATCGCTGGTAGACTCATGAGCCGTAGAATCATGGGATCGGCATCTTTCGCAGAGTTACAAGATGCCTCAGGCCGTATCCAAATCTATCTGAGAAGAGACGACCTTTGCCCTGGCGAGGACAAGAGCCTCTACAACAACGTCTTCAAAAAAATGATGGATATCGGTGACATCATCGGTATCAAAGGCTATGTATTCACCACAGAAGTCGGCGAGATCTCTATCCACGTGACTTCCCTCAAGCTATTGACTAAGTCGCTCAAACCTTTGCCTATCGTGAAGGAAGCAAAAGATGCCGATGGCAACATGAAGACTTTTGACGCCTTCACCGATCCAGAGATGAGATACAGACAGCGTTATGTGGACATGATCGTCAACCCAGAGGTCAGAGAGACATTCGTCAAAAGAACACAACTTGTCAACTCGATGAGAGGCTATTTGGCAGACAGAGGCTACCTCGAAGTAGAAACGCCAATCCTACAGCCAATTTATGGTGGAGCGGCAGCCCGTCCGTTCAAGACTCACCACAATACGCTAGACATGACACTGTACCTGCGTATCGCCAATGAACTGTATCTCAAGAGATTGATCGTAGGTGGATACGATGGCGTATTCGAATTCTCAAAGGATTTTCGTAACGAAGGCATGTCTCGTTTTCACAATCCTGAGTTCACCCAAGTAGAGCTCTATGTGGCCTACAAAGATTACGAATGGATGATGAACCTCGTAGAAGAAATGGTCGAGAAAGTCGCCATGGATCTACACGGCACCACCGAAGTACAAGTGGGCAAAAACATCATCAACTTCCAGCGTCCATGGAAGCGATACACGATGTTTGAGGCAATCGAGCACTTCACAGGCGTCGACATCTCAGAAATGGACGAGGCAGGCTTGCGTGAGACTGCCAAAAAACTAAATGTGCCAATAGACGAAACCATGGGCAAGGGTAAACTCATCGACGAGATATTCGGAGAGAAATGTGAAGGTCAATTGATCCAGCCTACTTTCATTACTGACTATCCGGTGGAGATGTCTCCATTGGCCAAGAAGCACAAAAACAAGCCAGGATTGGTGGAGCGTTTCGAAGCGATAGCCAACGGCAAAGAAATCTGTAATGCATTCTCTGAGCTGAATGACCCAGTTGATCAACGTGCAAGATTCGAGGAGCAGTTGGAGCTAGGCAAGCGCGGTGATGACGAAGCGATGGTGCTAGACGAGGACTTCCTCAGAGCGCTAGAGTACGGCATGCCTCCGACGGCTGGTTTGGGAGTCGGTATCGATCGATTATCGATGATGATGACCAACTCCAATTCGATCCAAGATGTACTGTTCTTCCCACAGATGAAGCCTGAGAAGAAAATCGTGGCATTGACCGCTGCGCAGTACGAGGAATTAGGAGTAGCCAAAGACCTCGTTCAGATCCTGCAAAAGATCGGCATGGTGACCAAGCAACAGTTTGCAGAAGCAAAAGACGCCAAACTACACCAAGACGTATGCGGCAACAAGAAAAAGATGAAACTCAACGAGGTGAAAAATCCAAGTTTGGAAGAAGTACAAGGCTGGATAGCAAAAGCAACCGAAGCTTAA
- a CDS encoding DUF1697 domain-containing protein has translation MKKYVALLRGINVSGQKKIKMTELKSALVAAGLTTVETYIQSGNLVFETELSEEESTQLIERVILEDFGFEVPTLVLEQSYFRFVLDNNPFLQRGEDNKKLYVCFMMDIPTEESKLTLAETDLKGDEYHIIDQLIYTCYHQGAGKTKMDNNLLERKLKVRATSRNWNTVGKLGEM, from the coding sequence ATGAAAAAATACGTAGCACTTCTGAGGGGAATCAATGTGAGTGGACAAAAGAAGATCAAAATGACCGAGCTCAAGTCTGCATTGGTGGCTGCTGGATTGACGACTGTGGAGACTTATATCCAAAGTGGTAATCTAGTTTTTGAGACGGAATTGAGTGAAGAGGAGAGTACACAGTTGATAGAAAGAGTGATTCTTGAGGATTTTGGTTTTGAAGTGCCGACCTTGGTGTTGGAGCAATCGTATTTTCGTTTTGTGCTAGACAACAATCCTTTTTTGCAGCGTGGTGAGGACAACAAAAAACTCTATGTATGCTTTATGATGGACATACCCACCGAAGAGAGCAAGTTGACACTGGCAGAGACAGATCTCAAAGGAGATGAATACCATATCATAGATCAGCTGATCTATACTTGCTATCATCAGGGTGCGGGGAAGACCAAAATGGACAACAATCTACTAGAGCGCAAGCTGAAAGTCAGAGCGACCTCTAGGAATTGGAATACAGTTGGCAAGTTGGGGGAGATGTAG
- a CDS encoding amidohydrolase family protein, with translation MMKRVKLLVLIGLATARISFAQETFPINGIKDERSDIYALIGAKVHVSWDQSIEGATLLIKKDKVLAVGKNISIPANAIRMDVSGMDIYPSFLDPYSDYGMPEVKKASSFDPQAESNTKGAYNWNQAIKAEFSAAKTFRVDKEKAKSLRKEGFGALVILHKDGIVRGQSALVSLVGKSEQEDILVSSVSMQLSLDKGSSTQNYPTSMMGAIALLRQTYLDAKWYADQKNPGFEDLTLRSFSEGLKLPQVIESTDKLTSLRVDHIGDELGYQYIIMGSGDEYQRLDEIAATAADFILPVSFPKPYDVEDPYAALDIDLEDLRHWERAPANAGMLASKGIDFAFTPAGLKDASEFLPNIRKAIKYGLTKEIALKALTSAPAKMLGLDGQIGSLNKDKYANFLIVKGDLFEEDAVILENWIGGNRFVIQDKETVALNGQYELNVNNEDYGIMNVSGLPTAPKMSIYGKDTLKGSLAFKDGLVTILVQKDSLTKQQLSGYVEGKNLSGMLSKADGDRQKWTAIYKGDTTTSKQKKKEEEIEFSSKMTYPFVAFGWEEKPTTQAMLFTHVTLWTNDDEGILENYDVRIENGKIVAIGQGLSADGAVVIDGSGKHLTSGIIDEHSHIAISKGVNEAGQAVSAEVRVEDVINSEDINIYRQLAGGVTASQLLHGSANPIGGQSALVKLRWGQDPESMKIKDADGFIKFALGENVKQSNWGDRFKERFPQTRMGVEQVFRDGFNRALEYQESWKTYDGLTGKAKRNTTAPRRDLELETLLEIINSQRFVTCHSYIQSEINMLMHVAEDYDFRINTFTHILEGYKVADKMKAHGVGASTFSDWWAYKFEVREAIPYNATLMSGQGVVTAINSDDAEMGRRLNQEAAKSLKYGGMSEEDAWKMVTLNPAKLLHLDDKMGSVTVGKDADLVLWSGHPLSIYSKAEKTMVDGIVYFDIEKDKELQQEIQLERAALIQKLLAEKKSGAKTVPVSKKEEKLYHCDDIDFHFN, from the coding sequence ATGATGAAACGCGTGAAGCTGCTGGTACTGATAGGTCTAGCAACAGCAAGAATCTCTTTTGCACAAGAGACATTTCCTATCAATGGAATCAAAGACGAGAGGAGTGATATATATGCGCTGATTGGTGCTAAAGTACATGTGTCCTGGGATCAAAGTATAGAAGGAGCAACTCTCCTGATTAAGAAGGATAAAGTTTTGGCAGTGGGTAAGAATATTAGCATTCCTGCCAATGCTATTCGCATGGATGTGAGTGGTATGGATATTTATCCATCCTTTTTGGATCCCTACTCGGATTATGGTATGCCAGAGGTAAAAAAGGCCAGTTCATTTGATCCACAGGCCGAGTCTAATACGAAAGGAGCATACAACTGGAATCAAGCGATTAAAGCAGAGTTTAGTGCAGCAAAGACGTTTCGGGTGGATAAGGAAAAAGCCAAATCTTTGAGAAAGGAAGGTTTTGGAGCATTGGTTATTTTGCATAAGGACGGTATCGTTCGTGGACAATCTGCCTTGGTGAGTTTGGTAGGCAAAAGTGAGCAAGAAGATATACTCGTATCATCGGTATCTATGCAATTGTCCCTTGACAAGGGGTCTTCTACTCAGAACTATCCCACGTCTATGATGGGGGCGATAGCTTTGTTGAGACAGACTTACTTGGATGCCAAATGGTATGCGGATCAAAAAAATCCTGGTTTTGAAGATTTGACTTTGAGAAGTTTTTCTGAGGGTTTGAAATTGCCTCAGGTGATAGAATCAACAGATAAGCTCACTTCTTTGCGAGTGGATCATATCGGCGATGAGCTGGGTTATCAATACATCATCATGGGTTCGGGGGATGAATATCAGCGATTAGATGAGATTGCTGCTACTGCTGCGGATTTCATCCTTCCAGTCAGTTTTCCCAAGCCGTATGATGTGGAAGACCCATATGCAGCTTTAGATATTGATTTAGAAGACTTAAGACATTGGGAGCGAGCACCAGCCAATGCAGGGATGTTGGCCAGCAAAGGGATAGATTTTGCTTTTACTCCAGCAGGTTTGAAGGATGCTTCGGAATTCCTCCCCAATATTCGCAAAGCTATAAAGTATGGTTTGACCAAAGAGATCGCTCTGAAGGCACTGACCTCAGCTCCTGCCAAAATGCTAGGACTGGATGGTCAGATTGGTTCTCTTAATAAAGACAAGTATGCCAATTTCTTGATTGTAAAGGGAGATTTGTTTGAGGAGGATGCCGTGATTCTGGAGAACTGGATAGGAGGCAATCGTTTTGTAATTCAAGACAAAGAAACTGTTGCTTTGAATGGACAATATGAGCTGAATGTGAATAATGAGGATTACGGAATCATGAATGTCTCAGGACTACCCACAGCACCGAAAATGTCAATCTACGGAAAGGATACGCTCAAAGGGAGTTTAGCATTCAAAGATGGCTTGGTGACTATTCTGGTTCAGAAGGATTCTTTGACCAAGCAACAATTGTCAGGATATGTTGAAGGAAAGAATCTATCAGGTATGTTAAGCAAAGCAGATGGGGATAGACAAAAGTGGACAGCTATATATAAGGGTGATACTACGACCAGTAAGCAAAAGAAAAAAGAAGAGGAAATAGAATTTTCTTCTAAAATGACCTATCCTTTTGTTGCGTTTGGTTGGGAAGAAAAGCCCACGACCCAAGCGATGCTTTTTACCCACGTAACACTTTGGACCAATGATGATGAAGGCATTTTGGAGAATTACGATGTGCGGATAGAAAATGGGAAGATTGTTGCCATCGGACAAGGTCTTTCTGCAGATGGAGCAGTAGTAATAGACGGTAGTGGCAAGCATTTGACCAGTGGTATCATAGATGAGCATTCGCACATAGCTATTAGCAAGGGCGTAAATGAGGCGGGTCAGGCAGTATCTGCTGAAGTGAGGGTGGAAGATGTGATTAACTCTGAAGACATCAATATCTATCGTCAGTTGGCTGGAGGAGTGACTGCCTCTCAACTACTTCATGGTTCGGCCAATCCGATTGGTGGACAATCTGCATTAGTCAAACTTCGATGGGGTCAAGATCCCGAATCGATGAAAATTAAAGACGCTGATGGATTTATCAAATTTGCATTGGGTGAAAATGTGAAACAATCTAATTGGGGAGATAGATTTAAAGAAAGATTTCCACAGACGAGGATGGGAGTCGAGCAAGTGTTTCGAGATGGATTCAACAGAGCACTGGAATATCAGGAAAGCTGGAAAACCTATGATGGACTGACCGGCAAAGCCAAACGAAATACAACAGCCCCTCGACGTGATTTAGAACTAGAAACGCTATTGGAGATTATCAACTCGCAGCGTTTTGTGACTTGCCATTCTTACATTCAATCCGAAATAAATATGCTGATGCATGTCGCAGAGGACTATGACTTTAGAATCAATACATTCACTCACATCCTCGAAGGGTATAAAGTAGCAGACAAGATGAAGGCTCACGGGGTGGGCGCTTCTACCTTTTCAGATTGGTGGGCATACAAATTCGAAGTGAGGGAAGCAATACCCTACAATGCCACACTGATGAGTGGTCAAGGAGTTGTGACTGCCATCAATTCTGATGATGCAGAGATGGGGAGAAGATTGAATCAGGAGGCTGCCAAGTCTTTGAAGTATGGAGGAATGTCCGAAGAGGATGCTTGGAAAATGGTGACTTTAAATCCCGCCAAACTCTTGCATCTAGATGATAAAATGGGATCAGTAACTGTGGGCAAGGATGCGGATTTGGTCTTGTGGTCAGGACACCCTCTGTCGATCTATTCCAAGGCAGAAAAAACCATGGTAGATGGAATTGTCTATTTTGATATCGAAAAGGACAAAGAACTGCAACAGGAGATTCAATTAGAACGTGCCGCATTGATTCAAAAACTGTTGGCCGAGAAAAAATCAGGAGCTAAAACAGTGCCCGTTTCTAAAAAGGAGGAGAAGCTCTATCACTGTGATGACATAGACTTTCATTTCAATTAA
- a CDS encoding amidohydrolase family protein: protein MKTVYKISLAVCMMMVSLGIHAQLITPAPAQSSPIALVKGTAHLGNGEVIHEALITFVEGKIEKVMSYDAAPSLSGYDVIDVSGQHIYPGLILPNTDLGLTEVAAVRATNDNDEVGTINPSVRSLVAFNTESDLIPPVRFNGVLLAQVTPQGGLVSGTSSVVQLDAWNWEDAAYSIDDAVHFNWPSKMLKTGWWAEPGKPKANEKYDAQVQEIKKLLQDAKFDKAEKNLKLKAMKGVFDGTRSIHVHVDGAQEMMTAVLAMKQAGVAKIVIVGGEDAWLIKDFLKEHQIAVILSNVHRLPNRKHEDIDMPYKLAAMLQAEGVLVGLSYSDASNARNLPFFAGTNAAYGLNPETALKLVTSNTAEILGIADKTGMLKVGLDANIVVSEGDILDMRSNQISYAYIQGRLLEMKGKQQQLYEKYKAKYEVK, encoded by the coding sequence ATGAAAACTGTATATAAAATATCTCTTGCCGTGTGTATGATGATGGTAAGTTTAGGCATTCATGCACAATTAATTACTCCAGCACCAGCTCAATCTAGTCCAATAGCTTTGGTCAAAGGTACTGCACACCTAGGCAATGGTGAGGTGATTCACGAAGCATTGATCACCTTCGTGGAAGGAAAAATAGAAAAGGTGATGAGCTATGATGCAGCTCCATCCTTGTCAGGATATGACGTGATTGATGTCAGTGGCCAGCATATTTATCCAGGGTTGATCTTGCCCAACACAGATTTGGGGCTGACCGAGGTGGCAGCAGTGCGCGCTACTAACGATAATGATGAGGTTGGGACGATCAATCCCAGTGTGCGCTCCTTGGTTGCTTTTAATACAGAGTCTGATTTGATCCCACCAGTGAGATTCAACGGGGTATTATTGGCGCAAGTCACGCCACAAGGAGGATTGGTGTCAGGGACATCATCTGTGGTGCAGCTGGACGCATGGAATTGGGAGGATGCCGCCTACAGCATAGATGATGCTGTACACTTCAATTGGCCGTCTAAGATGCTCAAGACAGGATGGTGGGCAGAGCCTGGCAAACCGAAAGCGAATGAAAAGTATGATGCGCAAGTTCAAGAAATCAAGAAACTGTTACAAGACGCTAAGTTTGATAAGGCAGAAAAAAACCTGAAACTGAAAGCGATGAAAGGTGTATTTGATGGGACTAGAAGTATTCATGTACATGTCGACGGTGCGCAAGAAATGATGACCGCAGTATTGGCTATGAAACAGGCAGGCGTAGCAAAAATTGTAATTGTGGGTGGTGAAGATGCATGGCTGATCAAAGACTTTTTGAAAGAGCACCAGATAGCAGTGATTTTATCTAATGTTCACCGTCTGCCCAATCGCAAGCATGAGGACATCGATATGCCATACAAATTGGCGGCTATGTTACAAGCAGAAGGAGTATTAGTTGGACTTAGTTACTCGGATGCGAGTAATGCACGTAACCTGCCCTTTTTCGCAGGAACCAATGCGGCCTATGGTTTGAATCCTGAGACTGCATTGAAACTAGTGACTAGCAATACAGCCGAAATCCTTGGAATAGCAGATAAAACGGGGATGCTAAAGGTCGGGCTAGATGCCAATATTGTCGTGTCCGAAGGTGATATCTTGGATATGAGAAGCAATCAAATTAGCTATGCTTACATTCAAGGACGACTCTTGGAGATGAAAGGAAAGCAACAACAGCTTTACGAAAAGTACAAGGCAAAGTATGAAGTAAAATAG
- a CDS encoding LytR/AlgR family response regulator transcription factor, translating to MKAIIIDDTRLARQELKHLLRGVEDVEIVAEAAHAEEAIELIESHQPDLIFLDIQMPGKDGFELLESLDYLPEVIFITAYNEYAHKAFDYNALDYLQKPLKEDRLLNALHKVRERLLQKTSAKRDLLSENDQVFVKESENCWFVELKDISLFEISDTYTKIHFKDQSPLIPKTLNYMEKRLDPLIFFRANRQQIINMKWIQKVEPWFSGSIRIHLKDTTIVEVSRRQTLKFKELMSF from the coding sequence ATGAAAGCGATCATCATAGACGACACCCGACTGGCAAGACAAGAACTGAAGCACCTTCTTCGGGGTGTAGAAGATGTAGAAATAGTGGCAGAAGCCGCCCATGCCGAAGAAGCAATTGAGCTCATCGAATCCCATCAACCCGATTTGATTTTTTTGGACATCCAGATGCCTGGAAAAGATGGATTCGAATTGCTCGAAAGCCTGGACTACCTCCCTGAGGTTATTTTCATCACTGCTTACAACGAATACGCTCACAAAGCATTTGACTACAATGCGCTCGACTACCTGCAAAAACCCCTCAAGGAAGACCGTCTGCTCAATGCACTTCACAAAGTAAGAGAACGACTGCTACAAAAGACTTCTGCCAAACGAGACCTCCTTTCTGAAAATGATCAGGTCTTTGTGAAAGAAAGCGAAAACTGCTGGTTTGTAGAGCTAAAAGACATCAGTCTATTTGAAATCAGTGATACTTATACCAAAATCCATTTCAAAGACCAGTCTCCGCTGATCCCCAAAACCCTGAATTACATGGAAAAGCGACTCGATCCTTTGATATTTTTTCGAGCCAATCGTCAGCAGATTATCAACATGAAATGGATTCAAAAGGTAGAACCATGGTTCAGCGGCAGCATCCGCATTCACCTCAAAGATACCACCATCGTAGAAGTCTCCAGACGCCAAACGCTGAAGTTTAAAGAGCTGATGAGTTTTTAA